In Calothrix sp. PCC 7507, one DNA window encodes the following:
- a CDS encoding response regulator transcription factor codes for MPLKILVVDDDLGTRLSISDYLELSGYSLITANDGQEALSMVMEYHPDLIVTDIVMPRMNGYELVRRVRQQPGYRLLPVILLTARTKTQERILGYQSGCDLYLPKPFELEELAAAIRNLLERSQIIQSEYRFSHKENLDNSTQTRAVEGYDSQYTHIHQSQLISSLTTREQEVLELLTHGLSNAEMGHQLHLSPRTVEKYVSSLLRKTTTSNRAELVRFAIKHGLVE; via the coding sequence ATGCCCTTGAAGATCCTTGTAGTGGATGACGATCTGGGTACTCGTCTGTCTATTAGCGACTATCTTGAACTGTCTGGCTACTCGTTGATTACGGCTAATGATGGTCAAGAGGCTTTGTCGATGGTGATGGAGTATCATCCTGATTTAATTGTCACCGATATTGTCATGCCACGGATGAACGGCTATGAATTAGTCCGCCGAGTGCGTCAACAACCAGGATATCGTTTATTACCTGTAATTTTATTAACAGCACGAACTAAGACTCAGGAACGAATTTTGGGATATCAATCAGGGTGCGATTTATATTTGCCGAAGCCGTTTGAACTAGAGGAGTTAGCCGCAGCGATTCGCAATCTTTTGGAGCGATCGCAAATAATTCAATCCGAGTACCGCTTTTCTCATAAAGAGAACTTGGACAATTCCACCCAAACCAGAGCAGTGGAAGGATATGACTCCCAGTATACTCATATTCACCAGTCTCAGCTAATTTCTTCTCTAACTACCAGAGAACAAGAAGTACTAGAACTGTTAACTCATGGTCTTTCTAATGCCGAAATGGGTCATCAGCTGCACCTGAGTCCGCGCACAGTAGAAAAGTACGTTAGCAGCTTATTGAGAAAAACAACAACTAGTAACCGAGCCGAACTAGTGCGTTTTGCAATTAAGCACGGTTTAGTAGAATAG
- a CDS encoding peptidylprolyl isomerase produces the protein MLHLSHPMINSLKSWLNHSLMAILLVTVFLGISTAGWTPSSSAALPSGNAITDGRALLRYALPIDNKPVRQLQASLEDISNQLRANRRWGAISKDLSNASRVLDKPSQILASVPAERQPQAEAWIAELKSGVGELQELVKVKDKEKIKSERAKLLDIVTLLEEAMVKKFPFEVPTEYSNLPQLKGRATVAIKTNKGNLTLVVDGYSAPVTAGNFVDLVQRGFYNGLEFTRSEESYFLQTGDPPGKDVGFIDPNTGKYRAVPLEVLVEGDKKPTYGITLEEAGRYIDMPVLPFSSFGAVVMARPEDEVNGGSSQFFFFLFEPELTPAGRNLLDGRYSVFGYLTEGQEILDKLKAGDKIESATVVQGIENLVEPQAA, from the coding sequence ATGCTGCATTTGAGCCATCCCATGATTAACTCATTAAAATCCTGGCTGAATCACAGCCTCATGGCAATACTGCTGGTGACAGTATTTTTAGGCATAAGTACAGCCGGGTGGACTCCCTCCAGTAGCGCCGCCCTACCATCTGGAAATGCGATTACTGACGGCAGAGCGCTGTTGCGGTATGCACTCCCGATAGATAATAAACCCGTAAGACAACTACAAGCCAGTTTAGAAGATATCTCCAACCAACTGCGGGCGAATCGGCGGTGGGGTGCTATCTCTAAAGACCTCAGCAATGCATCCAGAGTTCTTGATAAACCCTCCCAAATCCTAGCAAGCGTTCCCGCAGAACGCCAACCCCAAGCCGAAGCTTGGATTGCTGAGTTAAAATCTGGCGTGGGTGAATTACAAGAATTGGTGAAAGTCAAAGATAAGGAAAAAATTAAGTCAGAAAGAGCAAAGTTACTAGATATAGTGACTCTACTCGAAGAGGCAATGGTCAAGAAATTTCCTTTTGAAGTGCCTACAGAGTATAGTAACCTACCCCAATTAAAAGGTCGTGCCACTGTGGCAATCAAAACCAACAAAGGCAACCTGACTCTGGTGGTAGACGGTTACAGCGCCCCTGTAACTGCTGGTAATTTTGTTGATTTAGTGCAACGTGGTTTTTATAACGGTTTAGAATTCACCCGTTCTGAAGAATCTTACTTTTTGCAAACTGGCGATCCTCCAGGGAAGGACGTAGGCTTTATTGACCCTAACACGGGTAAATACCGCGCCGTTCCCTTAGAAGTCCTAGTTGAAGGTGACAAAAAACCTACCTATGGCATTACTCTCGAAGAAGCTGGCCGTTATATCGATATGCCAGTTTTGCCCTTCTCGTCCTTTGGTGCAGTAGTTATGGCGCGTCCTGAAGATGAAGTGAATGGCGGTTCTTCGCAATTTTTCTTCTTTCTGTTTGAGCCAGAACTCACCCCAGCTGGACGTAATTTGTTAGATGGACGCTACTCTGTGTTTGGCTATCTCACAGAAGGTCAAGAAATTCTAGATAAACTGAAGGCGGGTGACAAAATTGAATCTGCAACCGTCGTCCAGGGAATCGAAAATTTAGTAGAGCCACAAGCAGCGTAA
- a CDS encoding Uma2 family endonuclease, whose amino-acid sequence MVTTPVKKLTFEEYLIYDDGSGFHYELVDGRLELMNPPTIQHFLIVAFLDTAFIAEIQRLSLPWLTFRETGTRTGKNKSRLTDLSVVTQEQARELIHASAVFELPPLLIVEVVSPDSIKRDYRYKRSEYAAVEIPEYWIVDPLKEKISVLWLEEGFYEETVFTGNQQVISRTFPELAITVDQVFSAGNL is encoded by the coding sequence ATGGTAACTACACCAGTAAAAAAGCTCACATTTGAAGAGTACTTAATTTATGATGATGGCAGTGGTTTTCACTACGAGCTAGTAGATGGCAGACTGGAATTAATGAATCCCCCTACAATTCAACATTTCTTGATTGTCGCTTTTTTAGATACCGCGTTCATCGCGGAAATCCAGCGGTTGAGTTTACCTTGGTTAACTTTTCGGGAAACTGGGACGAGGACGGGGAAAAATAAGTCTAGGTTAACTGACTTATCTGTGGTGACGCAGGAGCAAGCAAGAGAATTGATTCATGCATCAGCAGTCTTTGAATTACCACCATTACTAATTGTAGAGGTAGTTAGCCCAGATTCTATCAAGCGGGACTATCGCTATAAGCGGTCTGAATATGCGGCGGTTGAAATACCGGAATATTGGATTGTAGACCCACTAAAAGAAAAGATTTCTGTGCTGTGGCTGGAAGAAGGATTTTACGAAGAGACGGTGTTTACTGGCAACCAACAAGTTATATCACGGACTTTCCCAGAATTAGCCATAACTGTTGATCAAGTGTTCAGTGCAGGTAATCTTTAG
- the nadD gene encoding nicotinate (nicotinamide) nucleotide adenylyltransferase → MQQIAIFGGTFDPIHWGHLLVAETALHQVSLDQVIWLPSLNPPHKQAALFEHRVEMLQRATEDHPAFTVSLIELNRSGMSYAINSLTDLSAFYPNTHWYWIIGLDAFQTLPRWYRGYELAQMCDWLIAPRLLGGETIAQSELICKQVEQQLQNQSSTIHWQFLNIPLVGVSSSLIRQCIRKNHSIRYLVPESVRSYITAHQLYSNKSE, encoded by the coding sequence ATGCAGCAAATAGCAATTTTTGGTGGCACATTCGATCCAATTCATTGGGGACACCTGCTCGTAGCCGAGACAGCTTTGCATCAAGTATCCCTAGATCAAGTAATTTGGCTACCATCGCTAAATCCTCCACATAAACAAGCGGCTTTATTTGAGCATCGAGTAGAAATGCTACAACGAGCCACAGAAGATCATCCCGCGTTTACTGTCTCACTAATTGAGTTAAATCGCTCTGGGATGTCCTATGCCATCAATAGCCTGACCGACTTATCTGCTTTTTACCCAAATACTCACTGGTACTGGATTATTGGCTTGGATGCTTTCCAAACCTTACCCCGTTGGTATCGTGGATACGAACTAGCACAAATGTGTGATTGGTTAATCGCACCCAGACTCTTAGGTGGTGAGACTATAGCTCAAAGTGAGTTGATCTGCAAGCAAGTGGAGCAACAACTGCAAAATCAGTCTTCTACTATTCACTGGCAATTCCTGAATATACCCTTAGTAGGAGTTTCGTCAAGTCTAATTCGTCAATGTATTCGCAAAAATCACTCGATTCGCTATCTAGTTCCCGAATCGGTAAGGTCTTACATCACCGCTCACCAGCTTTACTCAAATAAATCTGAATAA
- the smpB gene encoding SsrA-binding protein SmpB, translating into MSEKSESFKVISDNRQARYLYEILETYEAGIQLAGTEVKSIRAGKVNLQDGYALIRDGEAWLINVHISPYTASGQYFNHEPRRTRKLLLHRQEIRKLIGKVEQQGLTLVPLKMYFKRGRVKVSIALGKGKKLHDKREDLKRRQDQRDIQRAMKNY; encoded by the coding sequence ATGAGTGAAAAGAGCGAAAGTTTTAAAGTTATTAGTGACAATCGACAAGCTCGTTATTTGTATGAAATCCTAGAGACTTACGAAGCTGGAATTCAATTGGCAGGAACCGAAGTGAAGTCGATTCGCGCAGGCAAAGTCAATCTCCAAGATGGCTATGCTTTGATTCGTGATGGTGAAGCATGGTTAATTAACGTGCATATCTCCCCGTACACAGCTAGCGGACAATATTTTAATCATGAACCTCGCCGCACACGTAAGTTGTTACTACATCGCCAGGAAATCCGCAAGTTAATTGGCAAAGTGGAACAGCAAGGTTTAACTTTAGTTCCTTTAAAGATGTATTTCAAACGGGGCCGAGTGAAAGTGAGTATAGCGCTGGGCAAAGGTAAAAAGCTCCACGATAAGCGAGAAGACCTGAAACGACGCCAAGATCAACGTGACATTCAACGGGCAATGAAAAATTATTAA
- the murB gene encoding UDP-N-acetylmuramate dehydrogenase: protein MIISQVTGKVCTVSTLTTEKQETANSVKGEVIYLPGTDCVIKSQASLSAFTSYRVGGAAEWYISPRNIEALQAGIEYAKERALSVTILGAGSNLLVSDRGLPGLVIATRHLRYSHFDPETGQLTVAAGESIPSLAWQAADLGWQGLEWAVGIPGTVGGAVVMNAGAHSSCIADMLVSAQVLLPDGTLQTLTPSELGYSYRTSLLQGSHAPFLGDTARTEKQGQRIVTHATLQLQPGADPAQVLAATKQHKQHRLSTQPYNFPSCGSVFRNPKPQSAGWLIEQTGLKGFQIGGAQVAQLHANFIVNRGGAKASDIFCLIRHIQHQVQDRWSVWLEPEVKMLGEFQAAG, encoded by the coding sequence ATGATAATCTCCCAGGTGACTGGCAAAGTTTGCACAGTTTCTACTTTGACTACAGAGAAACAAGAAACAGCTAATTCCGTCAAGGGTGAGGTAATTTACTTGCCGGGTACTGATTGTGTGATCAAGTCCCAGGCATCCTTGTCAGCGTTTACCTCCTATAGGGTTGGTGGTGCGGCCGAATGGTACATTTCTCCCAGGAATATAGAAGCATTACAAGCAGGTATTGAGTACGCAAAAGAACGTGCGCTCTCAGTAACAATACTAGGTGCTGGTTCTAACCTATTAGTGAGCGATCGCGGTCTACCAGGCTTAGTGATTGCTACTCGTCATCTCCGTTATAGCCACTTTGACCCAGAGACAGGTCAATTAACAGTCGCCGCCGGAGAATCAATCCCTAGCTTGGCGTGGCAGGCAGCAGATTTGGGCTGGCAAGGATTGGAGTGGGCTGTGGGTATCCCCGGAACCGTTGGGGGAGCCGTCGTTATGAATGCAGGCGCACACAGTAGCTGTATCGCAGATATGTTAGTTAGTGCCCAAGTACTTCTACCTGACGGTACACTACAAACTCTCACTCCCTCAGAGTTAGGTTATAGCTACCGGACTTCATTACTGCAAGGCAGCCATGCTCCGTTCTTAGGGGACACTGCGCGCACCGAAAAGCAGGGTCAACGAATTGTTACCCACGCCACCTTACAACTTCAACCTGGTGCTGATCCCGCACAAGTTTTGGCAGCAACCAAACAACACAAACAGCATCGACTGTCCACTCAACCCTACAACTTCCCTAGTTGTGGTAGCGTGTTCCGCAATCCTAAACCTCAGTCCGCAGGATGGTTAATCGAACAAACTGGACTCAAAGGGTTTCAAATTGGTGGGGCACAAGTGGCACAACTCCATGCCAATTTCATTGTTAACCGTGGTGGGGCAAAAGCTAGTGATATCTTTTGCCTCATTCGCCATATTCAGCACCAAGTACAAGACCGTTGGTCAGTTTGGCTAGAGCCAGAAGTTAAAATGCTGGGAGAGTTTCAAGCTGCTGGTTAA
- a CDS encoding low molecular weight protein-tyrosine-phosphatase has protein sequence MPYKLLFVCLGNICRSPSAENIMNHLIAQAGLSESILCDSAGTSSYHVGSPPDRRMSAAASTKLGIKLRGQARQFQKSDFQDFDLILAMDQENYENILSLDRSQQFNHKVRLMCDFCSQHTLKQVPDPYYGGSEGFNQVIDLLVDACEGLLEYVVSQKNC, from the coding sequence ATGCCTTATAAGCTGCTGTTTGTTTGCCTAGGAAACATCTGCCGATCGCCATCGGCAGAGAACATTATGAATCATCTGATCGCTCAAGCTGGCTTGAGCGAAAGTATTTTGTGTGACTCTGCTGGTACATCGAGTTATCACGTCGGTAGCCCACCTGATCGGCGCATGAGTGCTGCCGCATCTACAAAGCTGGGAATCAAACTGCGTGGTCAAGCACGTCAGTTTCAAAAGTCAGACTTTCAAGACTTTGATTTGATTTTGGCGATGGATCAAGAAAATTATGAGAATATCCTCTCTCTTGACCGCAGCCAGCAGTTTAACCATAAAGTCCGTTTGATGTGTGATTTTTGCTCTCAGCACACCCTCAAGCAAGTTCCTGATCCCTATTACGGTGGTTCAGAAGGATTTAATCAGGTTATTGATTTACTAGTTGATGCTTGTGAAGGACTGCTGGAATATGTTGTGAGCCAGAAAAACTGTTGA
- the thiL gene encoding thiamine-phosphate kinase, producing the protein MTNDQLKNIGEQGLLARLQRFCPPEIIGDDAAVLVTAPEKFLVVTTDVLVDGVHFSDVTTSPEDAGWRAAAANLSDLAAMGASPLGITVGLGIPGEVSVSWVERLYEGMTQCLQKYNTPIVGGDIVRSPVITLAITAFGEVNPDHIIRRSSAKVGDAIVVTGVHGASRAGLELLLHPELRQNLNDGDKAALIAAHQRPQPRLDVLPTLWEIVLQSKIAIAGMDSSDGLADAVMQICRASGVGAILSAPQISLPVAFDHWLTKKQALEYALYGGEDFELVLCLAKEPASTLVKHLGHGAAIVGTITSGTQVLLHHENQEIPDQVLSLSQGFQHFSQ; encoded by the coding sequence ATGACAAATGATCAACTAAAAAATATTGGCGAACAAGGACTGTTAGCAAGATTGCAGCGTTTTTGTCCTCCAGAGATTATTGGGGACGATGCAGCAGTACTTGTCACTGCGCCGGAAAAATTTTTAGTAGTGACAACAGATGTATTGGTAGATGGCGTGCATTTTAGCGATGTTACCACCTCCCCAGAAGATGCTGGTTGGCGGGCTGCGGCGGCTAATTTATCAGATTTGGCGGCGATGGGTGCTTCGCCACTGGGAATCACAGTTGGGCTAGGAATTCCGGGTGAAGTGAGTGTCAGTTGGGTGGAACGCTTGTATGAGGGAATGACACAATGCCTGCAAAAGTACAATACTCCAATTGTGGGCGGTGATATTGTGCGATCGCCTGTAATTACTCTAGCCATCACCGCCTTTGGTGAAGTCAACCCCGATCACATTATCCGTCGTTCATCTGCAAAAGTGGGAGATGCGATCGTGGTGACAGGTGTTCATGGAGCCTCCCGTGCGGGCTTAGAATTGCTCTTACATCCCGAATTAAGACAAAACCTCAATGATGGAGACAAGGCAGCTTTAATCGCCGCACACCAGCGTCCCCAGCCACGTTTAGATGTCTTACCTACACTCTGGGAAATTGTTCTACAATCAAAAATTGCGATCGCTGGTATGGACAGCAGCGATGGTTTAGCAGATGCAGTTATGCAAATTTGCCGCGCCAGTGGTGTTGGTGCTATTCTGTCAGCGCCACAAATTAGCTTACCAGTCGCCTTTGACCACTGGCTGACAAAGAAGCAAGCCCTGGAATATGCCTTATACGGCGGCGAAGACTTTGAATTAGTGCTGTGTTTAGCAAAAGAACCAGCATCTACTTTAGTAAAACATCTGGGACATGGTGCTGCGATCGTCGGCACCATCACATCCGGAACACAAGTACTACTGCACCATGAAAACCAAGAAATCCCCGACCAAGTACTGAGTCTTAGCCAGGGATTTCAACATTTTAGTCAGTAA
- a CDS encoding YbaB/EbfC family nucleoid-associated protein produces MTGKGQGFGFGLGKMKELAEAFKKAQQVQEGAKRLQEELEQMEILGESGGGLVKVIVSGNQEPKRVEIAPEALAQGAEILSDLVTAAMKNAYEKSTATMRERMEDLTSGLELPGF; encoded by the coding sequence ATGACAGGAAAAGGACAGGGATTTGGCTTTGGCTTAGGAAAAATGAAAGAACTCGCCGAAGCTTTCAAAAAAGCACAGCAAGTTCAAGAAGGTGCGAAGCGACTCCAAGAAGAATTGGAGCAAATGGAGATTCTAGGAGAATCAGGCGGTGGTCTGGTCAAGGTGATTGTCAGTGGTAATCAAGAACCCAAGCGAGTAGAAATTGCCCCAGAAGCCCTAGCACAAGGAGCAGAAATACTTTCGGATCTTGTGACAGCAGCCATGAAAAATGCCTATGAAAAATCCACAGCAACAATGCGGGAACGCATGGAAGACTTGACCAGCGGGCTAGAGTTACCGGGGTTTTAG
- a CDS encoding type I glyceraldehyde-3-phosphate dehydrogenase, with protein MIRVAINGFGRIGRNFARCWLGRENSNIDLVAVNDTSDPRTNAHLLKYDSMLGKLKNADISADDNSITVNGKTIKCVSDRNPENLPWRDWGIDLIIEATGVFTSKEGALKHVNAGAKKVLITAPGKNEDGTFVMGVNHHDYDHNVHNVISNASCTTNCLAPIAKVLNDKFGIIKGTMTTTHSYTGDQRLLDASHRDLRRARAAAINIVPTSTGAAKAVALVIPDLKGKLNGVALRVPTPNVSMVDFVVQVEKRTITEEVNQALKDAAEGPLKGILDYSELQLVSSDYQGSDASSIVDANLTLVLGNDLVKVMAWYDNEWGYSQRVLDLAELVAVKWQ; from the coding sequence GTGATTAGAGTTGCAATCAACGGTTTTGGGCGCATTGGACGTAACTTTGCACGTTGCTGGCTAGGTAGAGAAAACAGCAATATCGACCTTGTTGCTGTCAATGACACGTCAGACCCTAGAACCAACGCTCACTTGTTAAAGTACGATTCGATGTTAGGGAAGTTAAAGAATGCTGACATTTCAGCTGATGATAACTCCATCACCGTTAACGGTAAAACCATTAAATGTGTATCTGATCGCAATCCAGAAAACTTGCCCTGGAGAGACTGGGGAATTGACCTAATTATCGAAGCAACGGGTGTTTTTACTAGCAAGGAAGGGGCACTAAAGCATGTGAATGCTGGAGCCAAGAAGGTGTTAATCACCGCTCCTGGTAAAAATGAGGATGGTACTTTTGTGATGGGTGTGAATCATCACGATTATGACCACAACGTACACAACGTCATCAGCAATGCTAGCTGTACCACCAACTGCTTGGCGCCGATCGCCAAAGTGTTGAATGATAAATTTGGCATCATTAAAGGTACGATGACCACTACCCACAGCTACACAGGTGATCAGCGCTTGCTAGATGCTTCTCACCGGGATTTGCGTCGGGCTAGAGCAGCAGCCATCAACATTGTACCCACCTCCACCGGTGCAGCAAAAGCTGTGGCATTGGTAATCCCAGACCTGAAAGGCAAGCTGAATGGCGTTGCCTTACGTGTTCCTACTCCGAACGTATCAATGGTAGATTTCGTAGTCCAGGTTGAAAAGCGTACTATTACGGAAGAAGTCAACCAAGCTCTGAAAGATGCTGCGGAAGGGCCACTAAAAGGGATTTTGGACTACAGCGAACTACAACTTGTATCATCGGATTATCAAGGTAGTGACGCTTCTTCGATTGTTGATGCTAACTTAACTTTGGTATTGGGTAATGACTTAGTGAAAGTCATGGCTTGGTATGACAACGAGTGGGGCTACAGCCAGCGCGTGTTGGATTTGGCTGAACTCGTAGCTGTGAAGTGGCAATAA
- the murC gene encoding UDP-N-acetylmuramate--L-alanine ligase, which translates to MSNSVDFNGKPFHFIGIGGIGMSALAYVLAKRQLPVSGSDLRPNHITRKLESIGTHIFGRQEASNLEFFRPKVSAEVGLNLQKSQAELPAITQSILPQVICSTAINTNNLEYRAALELGCPILHRSDVLAALIADYYSIAVAGTHGKTTTSSMIGYMLLEAGLDPTILVGGEVNAWEGNARLGESRYLVAEADESDGSLVKHAPEIGIITNVELDHPDHYDTLEEVVDIFQRFAKGCKTLVASIDCETVRDRLKPTISYSLHPETNADYTVTNIDYRADGTTALVWERGKALGVLNLRLLSRHNLSNALAAVAVGRVLGLEFGEIAKGIASFEGARRRFEFRGEVGGITFIDDYAHHPSEIRVTLAAARLQARPGQRVVAIFQPHRYSRTLTFLEEFAESFSHADLVVITDIYSAGEPNLEQISGELLAKAIAKHHPQVVYQPTLPDICEFLLQTLRLGDLALFLGAGNLNQAIPEVIATLCEPAKATS; encoded by the coding sequence ATGAGTAACTCTGTAGATTTTAACGGTAAACCGTTTCATTTCATTGGAATTGGTGGTATAGGGATGTCCGCGCTTGCTTACGTGCTAGCAAAGCGGCAATTGCCAGTGTCAGGTTCGGATCTTCGTCCTAACCACATTACGCGAAAATTGGAATCTATCGGGACTCATATTTTTGGTAGACAAGAGGCAAGCAATCTCGAATTCTTTCGTCCCAAGGTATCGGCTGAAGTAGGTTTAAACTTACAAAAATCACAAGCAGAATTACCTGCTATTACTCAGTCAATACTGCCACAAGTAATTTGTTCAACAGCAATTAACACAAACAATTTAGAATACAGAGCAGCGCTGGAATTAGGCTGCCCAATTTTACATCGTTCGGATGTACTAGCTGCTTTAATTGCTGACTACTACAGTATTGCAGTTGCTGGAACCCACGGCAAAACTACAACTAGTAGTATGATTGGTTATATGCTACTAGAAGCTGGATTAGATCCAACAATTCTTGTGGGTGGAGAGGTGAATGCTTGGGAAGGTAATGCCCGACTAGGAGAAAGTCGCTACTTAGTAGCTGAGGCAGATGAGTCAGATGGTTCCTTGGTAAAACACGCTCCAGAGATAGGTATTATCACCAATGTCGAACTCGATCATCCAGATCACTACGACACATTAGAGGAAGTGGTGGACATCTTCCAAAGGTTTGCCAAAGGTTGTAAAACTTTAGTTGCTAGCATTGATTGTGAAACAGTACGCGATCGCCTAAAACCAACAATCAGCTACAGCTTACACCCAGAAACCAACGCCGATTACACAGTTACCAATATTGACTATCGCGCTGATGGCACCACGGCTTTAGTTTGGGAGAGAGGCAAAGCCTTGGGTGTGTTGAATTTGCGGCTACTCAGCAGACACAACCTCAGCAATGCCTTAGCCGCAGTGGCAGTAGGTCGAGTTTTAGGTTTAGAATTTGGAGAGATAGCTAAAGGTATTGCTAGCTTTGAAGGAGCAAGACGCCGCTTTGAGTTTCGGGGAGAAGTCGGAGGTATCACCTTCATCGATGACTATGCCCATCACCCTAGCGAAATTCGTGTCACTCTGGCTGCGGCACGTCTCCAGGCAAGACCAGGGCAAAGAGTCGTTGCAATCTTCCAACCCCATCGCTACAGTCGCACACTGACATTTTTAGAAGAATTTGCCGAGTCTTTTTCTCATGCTGATTTGGTTGTCATCACCGATATTTACAGTGCAGGGGAACCAAATTTAGAGCAAATCAGTGGTGAACTGTTGGCTAAGGCAATTGCCAAGCATCACCCACAAGTGGTTTACCAGCCAACCTTACCTGACATATGCGAGTTCTTGCTGCAAACGCTGCGTCTTGGGGACTTAGCGCTGTTTCTGGGTGCAGGGAACTTAAATCAGGCGATTCCTGAAGTCATCGCCACCCTTTGTGAACCGGCGAAAGCCACATCTTAA